A region of Novipirellula aureliae DNA encodes the following proteins:
- the panD gene encoding aspartate 1-decarboxylase, with the protein MPGPTRKLLSAKIHRATITAADVDYEGSVTIPPELLEAAGIVPYESVHVWNTTRGTRLETYAIAGLPGSRDVCMNGAAAHLMHPGDRVILATYTFLSEDQVANHRPKLVFVDETNQISHSGPEIPGPQRRQSVNG; encoded by the coding sequence ATGCCAGGCCCCACTCGAAAACTACTCTCTGCGAAGATCCATCGTGCCACGATCACGGCTGCTGATGTGGATTACGAAGGCAGCGTTACGATACCACCCGAGCTCCTCGAAGCGGCGGGAATCGTACCGTATGAATCGGTCCATGTCTGGAACACGACGCGCGGAACAAGGCTGGAAACCTATGCGATTGCCGGCTTACCTGGTTCGCGTGACGTCTGCATGAACGGGGCCGCAGCCCACTTGATGCATCCGGGCGACCGAGTGATCTTGGCGACGTATACATTTTTGAGCGAAGACCAAGTCGCAAACCACCGTCCTAAGTTGGTCTTCGTTGACGAAACGAATCAAATCAGCCATTCTGGACCCGAAATTCCTGGTCCTCAACGCCGTCAGTCGGTAAACGGCTAG